A single region of the Chitinivibrionales bacterium genome encodes:
- a CDS encoding STAS domain-containing protein, whose amino-acid sequence MSGSNEFAVETKMGHLWITLPSAIHMDNYREIEQKIESHLYGDSKQIVLDFTNTKRIYSSGMGLLIRLRKQVGEANGNVALVNVSKVCRDLLAEVNLDRLFPVYATDIEFEISQGDVWTEQLDDDDIGFVCIVQIENGICRVNLSGQMSTFKDLSCFEKEMNKQTAGSVVFDLSQLDSIDSYGAHLLANALKEITKKGGKCTAYGANDAVSAILSLLSLEEFLALYATEQEAIEGAKKG is encoded by the coding sequence ATGAGCGGATCAAATGAATTTGCAGTCGAAACAAAAATGGGGCACCTGTGGATAACACTTCCCTCCGCCATCCATATGGACAATTACCGTGAAATAGAGCAGAAAATAGAATCTCATCTGTACGGGGATTCAAAACAGATCGTTCTCGATTTCACCAACACCAAAAGGATATACAGCTCGGGAATGGGCCTTCTGATTCGTCTCAGAAAGCAGGTGGGTGAAGCGAATGGAAATGTAGCACTGGTCAATGTTTCAAAGGTATGCCGGGATCTTTTAGCCGAAGTAAACCTCGACCGGTTGTTTCCTGTCTATGCCACTGATATCGAATTCGAGATCTCCCAGGGTGATGTCTGGACCGAACAGCTCGATGATGATGATATCGGTTTTGTATGCATTGTTCAAATTGAAAATGGAATCTGCCGGGTCAATCTTTCGGGACAGATGTCCACCTTTAAAGATTTATCCTGCTTTGAAAAGGAGATGAACAAACAAACGGCCGGATCGGTCGTTTTCGATCTTTCCCAACTGGATTCCATCGACAGTTACGGCGCTCATCTTCTTGCCAATGCATTAAAGGAGATAACCAAAAAAGGCGGAAAGTGCACCGCCTACGGTGCCAACGATGCTGTCAGTGCTATCCTCTCACTCCTTTCACTCGAAGAATTTCTGGCCCTCTATGCCACAGAACAGGAGGCAATTGAGGGGGCGAAGAAAGGTTGA
- a CDS encoding DUF342 domain-containing protein: protein MGNPLAHFFAVEEREDGVFVTVTPEEKPRTSIETIKRALNSALVMNYDMALLEQVIERASGEPELIGPPFEYYDPGFDKYVDVTITPQRASVKINSLCLADSLKPTTEMLLLCLKRKGVRYGINTKKVTEYIESGKFDIDIPVAFAKAPVDGKDGEIEFEIDLKTDLKPQEKKDGSVDYRNIRSFVQVGKNQVIAKKSPPTPGEDGISVTGGKIPAQPGNDIAFPAGTNVHVSDDGTQLVASRSGVLKREGNLINVTDELAIGKNVDYSVGNVKHAGDIVIGGDVMPGFTVEAEGNITVKGQIEAARIISRNGTITVQRGILGKGECYIYGKAGIHTVFAQEAILETEGVLTIERSCLHCTCSCGILRALDHQASVVGGSLRAAKHIEVHQIGTEKLIETRIGLYDKNRIEAEEKLKEILELKKSLEEKLEPVKKQVRTKAAILKKTGAHTTDRQRKEIKKWVDIYNNLTLKLKYIDKRAGEIRKKTHIQSRYDGYIRVTGHIYGGSILDLYGMTKRIDNRITDKTFRVRESRIQISGSSV, encoded by the coding sequence ATGGGAAATCCCCTGGCACATTTTTTTGCAGTTGAAGAACGCGAAGATGGCGTTTTTGTAACGGTAACGCCGGAAGAGAAGCCAAGGACATCGATCGAAACAATCAAACGGGCATTGAATTCTGCACTTGTCATGAATTACGATATGGCTCTTTTAGAACAGGTTATCGAACGTGCATCGGGTGAACCCGAGCTTATCGGACCGCCTTTCGAATATTACGATCCAGGTTTTGACAAGTATGTTGATGTAACCATAACTCCTCAGAGAGCGAGTGTGAAAATAAACTCTCTTTGTCTTGCCGACAGTCTTAAACCAACGACTGAAATGCTGCTTCTATGCCTGAAACGCAAGGGCGTACGCTACGGTATTAACACAAAAAAGGTGACTGAATACATTGAATCGGGGAAATTCGATATCGACATCCCGGTCGCATTTGCCAAAGCGCCGGTGGACGGTAAAGACGGTGAAATTGAATTCGAAATCGATCTGAAAACCGATCTGAAACCTCAGGAAAAGAAAGACGGCAGTGTCGATTACCGGAATATCCGTTCCTTTGTCCAGGTTGGAAAAAACCAGGTAATTGCAAAAAAATCCCCCCCCACTCCCGGGGAAGACGGTATTTCAGTAACCGGGGGAAAAATTCCGGCTCAGCCGGGAAATGATATTGCCTTTCCCGCGGGAACCAATGTGCATGTTTCCGATGACGGCACCCAATTAGTGGCATCACGGTCGGGCGTACTCAAGCGTGAAGGAAACCTGATTAATGTTACCGATGAACTGGCAATCGGAAAAAATGTCGACTACAGTGTCGGCAATGTCAAGCATGCGGGAGACATTGTTATCGGTGGCGATGTCATGCCCGGGTTTACTGTTGAAGCCGAAGGAAATATTACTGTAAAGGGGCAGATTGAAGCTGCGCGGATTATCTCCCGTAACGGCACAATAACGGTCCAGAGAGGCATTCTGGGTAAAGGAGAGTGTTATATCTATGGAAAAGCCGGTATTCACACGGTATTTGCTCAGGAAGCCATTTTGGAGACCGAGGGTGTCTTAACGATAGAGCGAAGCTGTCTTCATTGTACCTGCAGCTGCGGGATTTTACGGGCCCTCGACCATCAGGCATCAGTCGTAGGCGGTAGTCTCAGAGCAGCGAAACATATCGAAGTACACCAGATAGGCACTGAAAAACTGATCGAAACGCGCATCGGCCTCTATGATAAAAACAGAATCGAAGCAGAGGAAAAGCTCAAAGAGATTCTCGAACTTAAAAAAAGCCTCGAAGAAAAACTCGAGCCGGTCAAAAAACAGGTCAGGACCAAGGCTGCAATCCTCAAAAAGACCGGTGCCCACACAACAGACCGCCAGCGAAAAGAGATAAAAAAGTGGGTGGATATATATAATAATCTCACCCTGAAACTGAAATACATCGACAAAAGAGCCGGTGAAATTAGAAAAAAGACCCATATACAGTCCCGGTATGACGGCTACATTCGGGTAACCGGCCATATTTACGGGGGAAGTATTCTTGATTTATACGGTATGACTAAAAGAATCGACAACCGAATCACCGATAAAACATTCAGAGTCCGGGAAAGCCGGATCCAAATCTCAGGGAGCAGTGTATGA